A region of the Saccharomyces cerevisiae S288C chromosome II, complete sequence genome:
CTTCTTAAATCCTGAAGATGGATCCACTCCTTTGGTGATCAGCGGTTATGAAAATGGCGATATATATTGTTGGAATTCTGATACAAAAAGCCTCTTACAGTTGCTCGATGGTTCTTTATATCACCACAGCAGCCCTGTAATGAGCATACATTGCTTCGGTAATATAATGTGTTCCCTTGCATTGAATGGAGATTGCTGTTTATGGAGATGGGTTTAAAGAATCTGCGTTATGTACACGACAGACATTCCCTTAAGGTGTAACACAAGagtatatatagatatattaTAGACGTTTAAAAGTTTTAAGGGATCGGATTTTCAGCCAGAtattttttactttattctaatttttttttttatttttcactGCTGCTGTCTTGCGTGATGAGTAAGATATCCTAAAAAACTACTAAGGGAAGTTCGGGCAGCTTTCAACATTAAGTGTTCACATCTCGAAGAACTCGCGCCTTAAACCAGCCTATACAAAAGCTTAGTACAGATTACCTACTGCATTGATAGCTAGCATCTGTCTTGTTAATAAATTAGCTTGCCATAAAATTAGGGAAATTTTTACTCACAATATgaatataatgaaaagaCAATTATGCACCTCCTCTAAGcgatttttttctacaGCAAAAAACGTTGTCAAATATAATACGATTCAGGATATCAGgaacaaatattttactGGTACGCCTTTGTCGATGTGTACTGCGTATGACTTCATTACTGCAACATGGGTTAACAAGGCTAATTGTGATTTACTCTTAGTCGGAGATTCTTTGGCGATGACTTCATTGGGGTACGATAGCACAATTACACTATCCTTGAATGAGTTTAAATATCATGTTGCCTCTGTGTGCAGAGCTGAAGGTTCTTCCATGGTAGTGGTAGACATGCCATTCGGTACGTTTGAATCGGGCATATCTGATGGCTTGAAGAATGCCATAGATATCATGAAATTGGACAGTAAAGTCACCTCAGTCAAAGTTGAAGTCGGTTCTTACACCAAAGACAAATATGCAatgaaatttattgaagaacTGTGCTCCCGGGGTATACCTGTTATGGCTCATATAGGACTAACTCCCCAAAAAGTTCATTCACTTGGAGGTTATAAAGTGCAAGGTAGCAAAAGTCTATTACAAATGCAGGAGCTGTATGAAACCGCCATGCaactacaaaaaattgGCTGTTGGTCTATCCTGATTGAATGTGTCCCCCATAAGATGGCTCAGTTCATAACATCTAAACTCTCAGTACCAACAATAGGTATCGGTGCAGGTAACGGTACCAGTGGACAAGTTCTAGTTATATCTGACCTTCTCGGGATGCAAGGCGATTCTGTCCCAAAATTTGTGAAGCAAGCTGTAAATATGACAGATATTGCCACTCAGGGCTTGAAGGAGTACATTGCAAGTGTAGAGGATAGGACATTTCCTGAGAGAGGTACTCATACTTTCAAAGTTAAGGAGGACTTATGGAATGAATTCCTCTCTTCAATTAACgaaaagtaaaatataTAGATAAAAATCACTGCATagggaaaaaaactttaaattttAGGTATACTGaagacaacaaaaaatacataaCTTAAAATAAAGGGGCATTGATCCAATGTTGTATAAATACATAGGAAAGTGGTTTGAAAATTGTGTGACATCATACGACTAATTCATCAAACttagtgaaaaattctgCAATTGCCTTGGTAGCCCACGAGTTGTTGTCTTTATCTAGGTAAGCTAAATGACCACCTAAATCGGTTCTACAATACAAAATACGAGGATTCTTTTCCACGATTGAGTATGGTTGATCTGGGCCGACAACAGGATCATCCCTGGAATTGATAACAAGGGTAGGAACCCGAATT
Encoded here:
- the ECM31 gene encoding 3-methyl-2-oxobutanoate hydroxymethyltransferase (Ketopantoate hydroxymethyltransferase; required for pantothenic acid biosynthesis, converts 2-oxoisovalerate into 2-dehydropantoate), which translates into the protein MNIMKRQLCTSSKRFFSTAKNVVKYNTIQDIRNKYFTGTPLSMCTAYDFITATWVNKANCDLLLVGDSLAMTSLGYDSTITLSLNEFKYHVASVCRAEGSSMVVVDMPFGTFESGISDGLKNAIDIMKLDSKVTSVKVEVGSYTKDKYAMKFIEELCSRGIPVMAHIGLTPQKVHSLGGYKVQGSKSLLQMQELYETAMQLQKIGCWSILIECVPHKMAQFITSKLSVPTIGIGAGNGTSGQVLVISDLLGMQGDSVPKFVKQAVNMTDIATQGLKEYIASVEDRTFPERGTHTFKVKEDLWNEFLSSINEK